A section of the Petrimonas sulfuriphila genome encodes:
- a CDS encoding discoidin domain-containing protein, producing the protein MKKINSNLYIIILSFFAFFSCEDMMDYHKDYTKGGEIVYAPKVDSVIFSSGKRRIQFQYWLYDSPSVRSINVYWNNGKDSLEIPIERATIKESHILCDSGKVMIDNLQEGSYSFHVKTIDSSDNYSLKVEGFANSYGANFENGLSNRRVKSVSQYAINENATIDWYAASEEMIGVEVKYTKKDNQEAIVSLSASSTSMACPDAKTDSPFEYRTFFLPEPTAIDTFATDWSFNKTKFPFDRSNWEVIGVSDEQVSDGGGVKTIIDGIIHAQGIPSNFWHSRWSPVAPLPHWAVIDMKSPKKIAMIETFRRWSNNSTRSVEYYVGNEYIPGDMNVDFNKWTKITEGIFDSNASNNRLVLEVSDGLNVAGRYLLIYLRDSNNAQNTQISEIFVCGRSNE; encoded by the coding sequence ATGAAAAAGATAAACAGCAATCTATACATTATTATATTGTCTTTTTTTGCATTTTTCTCATGTGAAGATATGATGGATTATCATAAAGACTATACAAAAGGAGGAGAAATTGTATATGCACCGAAAGTAGATTCGGTTATTTTCTCATCTGGAAAACGTAGAATTCAATTTCAATATTGGTTGTACGATTCGCCTAGTGTACGATCAATTAATGTATATTGGAATAATGGAAAAGATTCATTGGAAATTCCAATTGAAAGAGCAACAATAAAAGAGAGTCACATTTTATGTGATTCGGGAAAAGTAATGATTGATAATTTACAGGAAGGGTCTTATTCTTTCCACGTGAAGACAATAGATTCATCCGATAATTATTCTCTGAAAGTCGAAGGTTTTGCAAATTCATATGGCGCTAATTTTGAAAATGGGCTCTCAAATCGCAGGGTAAAATCAGTTTCACAATACGCCATAAACGAGAACGCAACCATCGATTGGTATGCAGCATCAGAAGAGATGATCGGGGTAGAAGTTAAATACACGAAGAAGGATAATCAAGAAGCAATTGTATCGCTATCGGCATCTTCCACGTCCATGGCTTGTCCAGATGCAAAAACAGATTCACCTTTCGAATACCGTACATTTTTCTTACCTGAACCAACCGCGATAGATACTTTCGCTACAGATTGGTCGTTCAATAAAACAAAATTTCCTTTCGACAGAAGTAACTGGGAAGTCATAGGGGTTTCCGATGAACAAGTTTCGGATGGAGGCGGTGTTAAAACAATTATTGATGGGATCATTCATGCACAAGGAATACCATCTAATTTTTGGCATTCTCGATGGTCTCCAGTCGCACCTCTTCCTCACTGGGCAGTAATAGACATGAAGTCACCGAAAAAAATTGCGATGATTGAAACCTTTCGCCGTTGGAGTAACAACTCGACACGTTCAGTGGAATATTACGTTGGAAATGAATATATCCCCGGAGACATGAATGTTGATTTTAATAAATGGACAAAAATAACCGAAGGAATTTTTGACTCGAATGCATCAAACAATAGATTGGTCTTGGAGGTTTCTGATGGATTGAATGTTGCCGGACGCTATCTGCTTATCTATTTAAGAGATTCGAATAATGCGCAGAACACACAAATTTCAGAGATATTTGTGTGCGGGCGAAGTAATGAATGA
- a CDS encoding alpha-galactosidase, whose translation MTLKKFIFLSIFIINIQLIFCIDKNTYYARFDDDTLFIGNNLIERKFLWNNGNLKTISIKDKKNCHSWINQKLSPDFFIPQQNQDAKNDKWFAEEIETAILPRHLAITVEYTLDHLQIRKVYRIYSDCPVIACDIYLRGEAKGKWVIKQKDPAELDYVESRNILSQYNEIPIIDQISLEGKHWSLNTVEFLDRSDFNNTMVKPYSGTSYTENTYRGNLLFCENMESDDGLFFLKEAPCSGVQLAYPGADFVTNFGHVRMIGLGVTPEDLNVDEWTKAYSAVVGVYSGGEIQRLTALQKYQKNFRKLLPERDEMIVMNTWGDRGSISRLTENFCKKQIEACARLGITHFQLDYGWQEGSDEGTYQHVYKKNPDFWTPNKQLFPNGLSPVIEKGKELGVDVCLYLNPSLSNDNEDWEKDADAIIKMYRDYGVRMFKIDGQKMPNKLAERRTRMMYDKVMRETDENVFFNIDITAGVRGGYFMFTEYGNLFLENRYTEWGNYYPYKTLRNLWMLSRYIPAEKLLIEFPNKWKNKDKYPENDPFAPINYSFEYLFATTMAAQPLVWMDVADLPAGAFTNQQLIKKYRTIQHDFHQGVILPIGDEPSGKSWTGFQSIRDDQGYLLIFREMSPNASAKIKTWLPAGRVVNLTPIAGDGDRIKQQVSDTGSVTLHLPKMNSFALYKYSTY comes from the coding sequence ATGACTCTAAAAAAATTTATCTTCCTTTCAATCTTTATTATTAATATTCAACTTATATTTTGTATTGATAAAAATACCTATTACGCGAGATTCGATGATGATACTTTATTTATTGGAAATAATTTGATCGAGCGAAAATTCCTCTGGAATAATGGGAATCTTAAAACTATCTCTATCAAAGATAAAAAAAATTGCCATAGCTGGATCAATCAAAAACTATCTCCCGACTTTTTTATTCCCCAGCAAAATCAAGACGCAAAAAATGACAAATGGTTTGCTGAAGAGATAGAAACCGCTATTTTGCCCAGACATTTGGCTATAACTGTTGAATATACGCTTGATCACTTGCAGATTCGAAAGGTATACCGAATTTATTCTGATTGTCCCGTCATCGCTTGTGATATTTATTTAAGGGGAGAGGCAAAAGGAAAATGGGTCATTAAACAGAAAGATCCGGCGGAGTTGGATTATGTCGAATCCAGAAATATTCTCTCTCAATACAACGAAATTCCGATAATAGATCAAATTTCGTTAGAAGGAAAACATTGGTCTTTGAACACTGTTGAATTTCTGGACAGGTCTGATTTCAATAACACAATGGTTAAACCCTATTCGGGTACATCCTATACCGAAAATACTTACCGGGGAAATCTACTTTTTTGTGAAAATATGGAATCTGACGATGGTCTCTTCTTCTTGAAAGAGGCTCCGTGTTCTGGTGTACAACTGGCCTATCCGGGAGCTGATTTTGTTACCAACTTCGGACATGTAAGGATGATTGGACTCGGCGTTACGCCTGAAGATTTGAATGTGGATGAATGGACAAAGGCCTACAGTGCTGTTGTCGGGGTTTATTCCGGCGGAGAAATCCAACGTTTGACTGCATTGCAAAAGTATCAGAAAAATTTTCGCAAGCTCCTTCCTGAAAGGGATGAAATGATAGTGATGAATACTTGGGGGGACAGAGGAAGCATCAGCAGATTGACAGAAAATTTTTGCAAAAAGCAAATTGAAGCGTGTGCCCGGCTGGGTATAACCCATTTTCAATTGGATTATGGCTGGCAGGAAGGGAGCGATGAAGGGACCTATCAGCACGTTTATAAAAAGAATCCTGATTTCTGGACTCCCAACAAGCAGTTGTTTCCTAACGGACTATCCCCCGTCATTGAGAAAGGGAAAGAACTTGGCGTGGATGTCTGCCTCTATTTAAACCCGTCGCTTTCCAATGATAATGAAGATTGGGAAAAAGACGCCGATGCCATTATCAAAATGTATCGGGATTACGGGGTAAGAATGTTTAAAATTGATGGTCAGAAGATGCCCAACAAGTTGGCAGAAAGAAGAACCCGCATGATGTACGATAAAGTGATGCGTGAAACTGACGAAAATGTCTTCTTTAACATAGATATTACAGCCGGAGTCAGGGGCGGTTATTTTATGTTTACGGAATATGGAAACTTGTTCTTAGAAAACAGATACACTGAGTGGGGTAATTACTATCCATATAAAACCCTTAGAAATCTCTGGATGTTGTCAAGGTACATACCTGCAGAAAAATTACTTATTGAGTTTCCCAACAAGTGGAAAAATAAAGACAAATACCCTGAAAACGATCCGTTTGCCCCGATAAATTATTCATTCGAATACCTGTTTGCCACAACCATGGCCGCACAACCTCTCGTCTGGATGGATGTGGCGGATCTTCCTGCAGGAGCATTTACAAATCAACAGCTGATAAAAAAATACCGGACCATTCAACACGATTTTCACCAAGGTGTGATTTTACCGATCGGGGATGAACCTTCCGGAAAATCTTGGACAGGTTTTCAATCTATACGGGACGATCAGGGATATTTGCTGATTTTCAGGGAAATGTCACCGAACGCTAGTGCGAAGATTAAGACATGGCTTCCTGCAGGCCGGGTCGTTAATTTGACGCCTATAGCCGGAGATGGAGACCGAATAAAACAGCAGGTATCCGATACGGGATCCGTTACACTACATCTTCCTAAAATGAACAGTTTTGCATTGTATAAATACTCCACTTATTAA